One stretch of Patescibacteria group bacterium DNA includes these proteins:
- a CDS encoding phosphoglycerate kinase, whose protein sequence is MNYLGKEAPETFNNKTVFVRVDFDVSFNEKGEIVDDFRIKRCFPTIDYLISKKAKVVLGTKLGNPKKDNGFSCERLLSCLSNISHLQFVKDYSGEEAQKAISDLKDGEVLLLENLRLFPEEWGDEAFAQKFSSNFDFYVNEAFAMCHDSDTSVALLPKYLTSYAGFNLQKEVEVLSTVLKNPQRPLILIVGGAKIESKLPIITSFLDKADKIIIGGKLAQSQEAQKFANNPKVFLATCDSSGFDISQGSVGEILSNLSNLSKEGGKGTIVWAGPVGKFEEKEHENGTKMVAQALANSSAYKIAGGGDTITAINKFGLATKFDFLSTGGGAMLQFINGKILLGLKVLE, encoded by the coding sequence ATGAATTATTTGGGAAAAGAAGCACCAGAAACATTTAACAATAAAACCGTTTTTGTAAGGGTGGATTTTGATGTTTCCTTTAACGAGAAAGGAGAAATTGTCGATGATTTTAGGATCAAAAGATGTTTCCCAACCATTGACTACCTTATTTCAAAAAAAGCTAAAGTTGTACTTGGAACAAAGCTTGGTAACCCCAAAAAGGACAACGGTTTTTCTTGCGAACGACTCTTAAGCTGCTTAAGTAACATAAGTCACTTACAGTTTGTAAAAGATTATTCCGGGGAAGAGGCACAAAAGGCTATCAGCGATCTTAAAGATGGAGAAGTGTTACTTTTAGAAAACCTGCGATTGTTTCCAGAAGAATGGGGAGACGAAGCCTTTGCCCAAAAATTTTCCAGCAACTTTGACTTTTATGTCAACGAAGCTTTTGCCATGTGTCACGATAGTGATACCTCAGTTGCTTTACTGCCAAAATACTTAACAAGTTATGCAGGTTTTAATTTGCAAAAAGAAGTAGAAGTCCTCTCGACAGTTTTAAAAAATCCCCAAAGACCGTTAATTCTAATTGTTGGTGGAGCAAAAATAGAATCCAAACTTCCTATCATTACAAGTTTTTTAGACAAGGCTGATAAAATTATCATTGGGGGAAAGTTAGCACAATCACAAGAGGCTCAAAAATTTGCAAATAATCCCAAGGTGTTTTTAGCCACCTGCGATTCTAGTGGGTTTGATATTTCTCAAGGTTCGGTTGGAGAGATCTTAAGTAACTTGAGTAACTTAAGCAAAGAAGGGGGAAAGGGAACCATTGTTTGGGCAGGACCGGTGGGAAAGTTTGAGGAGAAAGAACACGAAAATGGAACAAAAATGGTGGCACAAGCACTTGCTAATAGCTCTGCCTACAAAATTGCTGGTGGTGGGGATACCATAACCGCTATAAACAAATTTGGTCTCGCCACAAAATTCGACTTTCTTTCTACTGGAGGAGGTGCTATGCTACAGTTTATTAACGGTAAAATCCTTCTGGGATTGAAGGTTTTGGAATAG